In Leifsonia sp. ZF2019, a genomic segment contains:
- a CDS encoding RNA-binding protein, with amino-acid sequence MLAPALTHLVKGIVDHPEDVHVVAKGSPRGEVLEIRVNPEDLGRVIGRAGRTAKALRTLVSALADGRRVRVDVVDD; translated from the coding sequence TTGCTCGCACCCGCGCTCACGCACCTGGTCAAGGGCATCGTCGACCACCCGGAAGACGTGCACGTCGTGGCCAAAGGCTCCCCGCGTGGCGAGGTCCTCGAGATTCGCGTGAATCCCGAGGACCTCGGCCGGGTGATCGGCCGTGCCGGCCGCACCGCCAAGGCGCTCCGCACGCTCGTGTCCGCGCTGGCCGACGGCCGTCGCGTCCGCGTCGACGTCGTCGACGACTGA
- the rimM gene encoding ribosome maturation factor RimM (Essential for efficient processing of 16S rRNA): MADHKLPRKDVAPRPGQTELRVGRLTKAHGLKGAIKLELFTDEPEKRFVPGAEFTLQVPTASKWHGKTLRLVELRWYNGHAVGFFEGVDDRTEAETLVKAILWVSQDATELPEEEDAWYDHQLVGLSALRDGVPVGTVARVDHLPAQDLLAIKTDAGEVLVPFVKAIVPEVDLAAGTVTLTPPTGLFEELPEEGEAPSGDASAGESPAQEEPPAQD; encoded by the coding sequence GTGGCCGACCACAAGCTGCCCCGTAAGGACGTCGCGCCGCGACCCGGTCAGACCGAGCTCCGCGTCGGCCGGCTCACCAAGGCGCACGGGCTCAAGGGAGCCATCAAGCTCGAACTGTTCACCGACGAGCCGGAGAAGCGGTTCGTCCCGGGAGCGGAGTTCACCCTCCAGGTTCCCACTGCCTCCAAGTGGCACGGCAAGACCCTGAGGCTCGTCGAGCTGCGCTGGTACAACGGGCACGCCGTCGGATTCTTCGAGGGCGTGGACGACCGGACCGAGGCCGAGACCCTGGTGAAGGCCATCCTCTGGGTGAGTCAGGACGCCACGGAGCTCCCCGAGGAGGAGGACGCCTGGTACGACCACCAGCTGGTCGGGCTGAGCGCCCTCCGTGACGGCGTGCCCGTCGGCACGGTCGCCCGGGTCGACCACCTGCCCGCGCAGGATCTGCTGGCGATCAAGACCGACGCGGGCGAGGTGCTCGTGCCGTTCGTGAAGGCGATCGTGCCCGAGGTCGACCTGGCCGCCGGAACGGTCACGCTCACGCCGCCGACGGGGCTCTTCGAAGAGCTCCCGGAGGAGGGGGAGGCTCCGTCCGGGGACGCCTCGGCCGGAGAATCGCCCGCTCAGGAAGAGCCGCCTGCTCAGGACTGA
- the rpsP gene encoding 30S ribosomal protein S16: MAVKIRLKRLGKIRAPYYRIVVADSRTKRDGRVIEEIGLYHPTEEPSRIEVDSDRAQYWLGVGAQPSEQVLVLLKLTGDWGKFKGDKDAVSTVKTADEKVAFVADEKKKPVLKPKAEKPAEVVAEAEAVVEAEVEAEEAAEAEVVAEAEEIVADADGEKA, translated from the coding sequence GTGGCTGTCAAAATCCGTCTGAAGCGCCTGGGCAAGATCCGCGCTCCGTACTACCGCATCGTCGTCGCCGACTCGCGCACCAAGCGCGACGGTCGCGTCATCGAGGAGATCGGTCTGTACCACCCGACCGAGGAGCCCTCGCGCATCGAGGTCGACTCCGACCGCGCGCAGTACTGGCTCGGCGTCGGCGCCCAGCCGTCCGAGCAGGTCCTCGTGCTCCTCAAGCTCACGGGCGACTGGGGCAAGTTCAAGGGCGACAAGGACGCCGTCTCGACCGTGAAGACCGCGGACGAGAAGGTCGCGTTCGTCGCCGACGAGAAGAAGAAGCCGGTTCTGAAGCCCAAGGCCGAGAAGCCCGCCGAGGTCGTCGCCGAGGCGGAGGCCGTCGTCGAGGCCGAGGTCGAGGCGGAGGAGGCCGCTGAGGCCGAGGTCGTCGCCGAGGCCGAAGAAATCGTCGCCGACGCCGACGGCGAGAAGGCGTAA